Proteins encoded in a region of the Panicum hallii strain FIL2 chromosome 3, PHallii_v3.1, whole genome shotgun sequence genome:
- the LOC112884992 gene encoding translation initiation factor IF3-1, mitochondrial, protein MALRRSLGSLALRSAAAYLRRHCPPAPPPPLALAAPAPTPIRRPLAPQCRHFAAPPGPQGNRKGSKDDDDDTTGLRINNAITSPFVRLVRDEGHSVVPRHEALQLAARMGMDLVEVDRKSDPPVCKIMDFHKEKYKKDTKEKERLKTKSAIVLRGGENKEVRFKGKTELKDLMVKADAITRLMERGYRVKCMAMPSGNEGEDLGAPLSRLLGLIQDVSIVESGPHLDSKHAYVIVRHVKFATKKGGKKASKAMEDAGKGSRSAASESTVAGNDSEGETVERGSEKADDQAISNRVDKTAARRDSPTQKGGQDRGFKRELNWSKPNSGADHVKLHNANAGESRMNPAQRGSQASERRFGNVNPDMEKRENNTQDQGPGEMNRYAARRQPMRGDNHRGFSQGRPPQDDRRNETGGRYDHQRPLEQQHNRPLPRFNQGGLPQDPRNDRRGQFALKNNHQRQPAGGGGLGGDPNQTSKSFGIFSSTPKPASSELRKADGAGTNSKPGDTDSPKSFGIFSSSKK, encoded by the exons ATGGCTCTCCGGCGCAGCCTCGGATCCCTCGCCCTCCGCTCCGCCGCTGCATacctccgccgccactgcccccccgctcctcctcctcctctcgccCTTGCCGCCCCCGCTCCGACTCCcatccgccgcccgctcgccccACAGTGCCGGCACTTCGCCGCGCCGCCTGGTCCTCAG GGCAACAGGAAGGGAAGCAAGGACGATGACGATGACACCACTGGCCTCCGCATCAACAACGCCATCACCTCTCCCTTCGTCAGGCTCGTCAGAGATGAAGGCCACAGTGTTGTCCCCAGGCATGAAGCTCTGCAGCTAGCTGCCAGGATGGGCATGGACTTAGTTGAG GTCGACAGAAAATCAGACCCTCCTGTATGTAAAATCATGGATTTTCACAAAGAGAAGTATAAGAAAGACACCAAGGAGAAAGAGCGTTTGAAAACCAAG TCTGCTATTGTCTTACGTGGTGGGGAGAACAAAGAAGTGCGATTTAAGGGGAAAACA GAACtaaaagatttgatggtgaaaGCAGATGCAATTACCAGATTAATGGAGCGGGGTTACAGGGTGAAG TGCATGGCCATGCCCTCAGGTAATGAAGGAGAAGATTTAGGAGCACCACTATCTCGGTTATTAGGACTT ATACAAGATGTCAGCATTGTCGAAAGTGGTCCACACTTGGACTCGAAACATGCTTATGTTATTGTGAGGCATGTGAAGTTTGCTACAAAGAAAGGTGGGAAGAAGGCCAGCAAAGCCATGGAAGATGCGGGAAAAGGTAGCCGTAGTGCTGCCTCTGAATCGACTGTTGCTGGTAACGATAGCGAAGGCGAGACAGTCGAACGTGGTTCAGAAAAAGCTGATGATCAAGCCATCTCCAATCGTGTTGACAAAACAGCTGCCCGCAGAGATTCTCCCACACAAAAAGGTGGGCAGGATAGAGGATTTAAAAGGGAGTTGAATTGGTCGAAACCCAACTCAGGGGCCGACCATGTAAAATTGCACAATGCCAATGCTGGGGAAAGCAGAATGAATCCTGCGCAGAGGGGATCACAAGCATCTGAACGCAGATTTGGCAATGTGAATCCTGACATGGAAAAGCGAGAGAACAACACACAGGACCAGGGACCTGGTGAAATGAATAGGTATGCTGCTCGGAGACAGCCGATGAGAGGAGACAACCACCGAGGTTTCAGTCAAGGGAGACCCCCGCAAGATGATAGAAGGAATGAAACTGGAGGCCGTTATGACCACCAGAGACCTCTGGAACAGCAGCACAATCGACCGTTACCAAGGTTCAACCAAGGTGGATTGCCACAAGATCCGAGAAATGACAGAAGAGGTCAGTTTGCATTGAAAAACAACCACCAAAGGCAACCAGCAGGTGGTGGTGGTTTAGGTGGTGATCCTAATCAAACGAGCAAGAGTTTTGGAATCTTTAGTAGTACTCCAAAACCTGCCTCATCTGAACTGAGGAAGGCAGATGGTGCTGGTACTAATAGTAAGCCTGGTGATACCGACTCACCTAAAAGCTTTGGGATTTTTAGTTCTTCTAAGAAATAA
- the LOC112884991 gene encoding pyridine nucleotide-disulfide oxidoreductase domain-containing protein 2, translating into MSPAARRLLLAGATRRRFLSTDAASSASASSQLPRGKRWDAVVIGGGHNGLVAAAYLARAGRSIAVLERRGVLGGAAVSESDLVPGFRFSRCSYLLSLLRPAILRDLELERHGLKLLPRSPSSFTPCLDGRYLLLGPDAELNYSEISKFSKKDANAYPRYEEQLEKFCKLMDFVIDSAPPELRQDFHASMVDRMKDRVDKSAFWGNLLRHVMQQGQKNMVEFFDLLLSPASKILNCWFESEVLKATLATDAVIGTMAGVNTPGSGYVLLHHVMGETGGQRGVWAYVQGGMGSVSSAISKAALEAGVQIVTNAEVSQVMVNETTGKVEGVALADGTEVHSPVVLSNATPYKTFVDLVPVNVLPEDFLSAIKTADYSSATTKINVAVDRLPQFHCCKDMSPEGGPEHMGTIHIGSESMEEINVAYREAAGGVSSKRPVIEMTIPSVLDKTISPPGQHVINLFIQYTPYKLSEDSWQDSNVRKSFAERCFSLIDEYAPGFSSSVVGYDMLTPPDLEREFGLTGGNIFHGAMGLDSLFLMRPANGWSDYRTPVKGLYLCGSGAHPGGGVMGAPGRNAASVVLEDLKAK; encoded by the exons atgtcgccggcggcgaggcgcctcctgctcgccggcgccacccgccgccgatTCCTCTCCACGGACGCGGCTTCATCGGCCTCCGCGTCGTCGCAGCTGCCCAGGGGCAAGCGCTGGGACGCGGTGGTGATCGGCGGCGGCCACAACGGCCTCGTCGCCGCGGCCTACCTCGCCCGCGCGGGCCGCTCCATCGCCGTGCTCGAGCGCCGGGGCGTCCTGGGAGGCGCCGCGGTGTCGGAGTCCGACCTCGTCCCAGGCTTCCGCTTCTCCCGCTGCAGCTACCTCCTCAGCCTCCTCCGCCCCGCCATCCTCCG CGATCTGGAGCTGGAGAGGCACGGGCTGAAGCTGCTGCCGCGAAGCCCTTCATCGTTCACGCCATGCCTTGACGGCAGATACCTGCTTCTTGGTCCGGATGCCGAGCTGAATTACTCAGAGATCAGCAAGTTCTCCAAGAAGGATGCAAATGCGTACCCAAG GTACGAGGAGCAGCTGGAGAAGTTCTGCAAGCTCATGGACTTTGTCATTGACTCGGCTCCACCCGAGCTGAGGCAGGACTTCCATGCCTCTATGGTTGACAGGATGAAGGATAGGGTGGACAAGTCAGCATTCTGGGGCAATCTTCTTCGGCATGTCATGCAGCAGGGGCAGAAGAACATGGT GGAATTCTTTGACCTCCTCCTTTCTCCGGCATCGAAAATCTTGAACTGCTGGTTTGAG AGCGAGGTTTTGAAGGCGACTCTTGCAACTGACGCAGTGATCGGTACCATG GCTGGTGTCAACACTCCAGGTTCTGGATATGTTCTGCTGCACCATGTAATGGGGGAGACTGGGGGTCAACGTGGTGTTTGGGC GTATGTCCAAGGTGGTATGGGTTCAGTGTCATCTgctataagcaaagcagctcTTGAAGCAGGAGTACAGATTGTAACAAATGCTGAG GTTTCCCAAGtgatggttaatgaaactacaGGAAAGGTAGAAGGG GTAGCTTTGGCTGATGGAACAGAGGTGCACTCGCCAGTTGTTCTATCAAATGCCACTCCATACAAAACATTTGTG GACCTAGTGCCTGTTAATGTTCTTCCAGAGGACTTTCTCTCAGCTATTAAGACAGCAGATTACAGCTCT GCAACAACAAAGATTAATGTGGCTGTTGACAGGCTGCCACAGTTCCACTGTTGCAAAGACATGAGCCCTGAAGGTGGTCCAGAGCACATGGGCACCATACACATTGGATCTGAAAG CATGGAGGAAATTAATGTTGCATACAGGGAAGCTGCAGGTGGCGTCTCATCCAAAAGACCTGTTATAGAAATGACAATTCCTTCTGTCTTGGATAAGACCATCTCCCCACCAG GCCAGCATGTTATTAACCTTTTTATTCAGTACACACCCTACAAACTTTCAGAAGACAGCTGGCAGGATTCTAATGTCAGA AAATCCTTTGCTGAGCGATGCTTTTCTTTGATTGATGAATATGCTCCGGGCTTTAGCTCATCTGTGGTAGGCTATGATATGCTGACTCCACCTGATCTTGAAAGAGAGTTTGGTCTAACAG GAGGCAACATTTTCCACGGTGCAATGGGCTTGGATTCTCTTTTCCTCATGAGGCCGGCCAATGGATG GTCAGATTACAGAACCCCTGTGAAGGGGCTGTACCTCTGCGGGAGCGGCGCCCACCCAGGTGGTGGGGTGATGGGTGCGCCAGGACGTAACGCTGCCTCTGTTGTTTTAGAGGACCTGAAGGCAAAATAG
- the LOC112885859 gene encoding glycine-rich RNA-binding protein 1-like — protein MAASDVEYRCFVGGLAWATDDNSLHNAFSPFGEVLESKIILDRETQRSRGFGFVTFSSEQAMRDAIEGMNGKELDGRSITVNEAQSRGGPRSGGGGGGYGRREGGGGYGGGGGYGRREGGGGYGGGGGYGGRGGYGGGGGGGYGGNRGGGYGNSDGNWRS, from the exons ATGGCGGCGTCGGATGTTGAGTACCGCTGCTTCGTCGGCGGCCTTGCCTGGGCCACCGACGACAACTCGCTCCACAACGCCTTCAGCCCCTTCGGCGAGGTCCTCGAGTCCAAG ATCATCCTTGATCGTGAGACCCAGAGGTCCCGCGGCTTCGGCTTCGTCACCTTCTCGAGCGAGCAGGCGATGCGCGACGCCATCGAGGGGATGAACGGCAAGGAGCTCGACGGCCGCAGCATCACCGTCAACGAGGCCCAGTCCCGCGGCGGCCcgcgctccggcggcggcggcggcggctacgggcgccgcgagggcggcggtggctacggcggcggcggcggctacgggcgccgcgagggcggcggcggctacggcggcggcggcggctacggtGGCCGTGGAGGCtacggtggtggcggcggcggcggctacggtGGCAACCGCGGCGGCGGCTACGGCAACTCCGATGGGAACTGGAGGAGCTGA
- the LOC112885858 gene encoding ADP-ribosylation factor-like protein 2 isoform X2 → MGLLSIIRKIKRKEKEMRILMVGLDNSGKTTIVLKINGEDTSVISPTLGFNIKTIKYQKYTLNIWDVGGQKTIRSYWRNYFEQTDGLVWVVDSSDVRRLDDCRAELHNLLKEERLAGASLLVFANKQDIQGALKPAEIAKVLDLAAMEKSRHWQIVGCSAYTGDGLLQGFDWLVQDVASRIYVLD, encoded by the exons ATGGGTCTTCTTAGCATCATCAGAAAGATCAAACGCAAGGAAAAGGAGATGCGGATTCTCATGGT GGGCCTGGACAATTCAGGTAAGACAACGATTGTGCTGAAGATCAATGGTGAGGACACCAGTGTCATCAGCCCCACCCTTGGCTTCAACATCAAGACCATCAAGTACCAAAA GTACACATTGAACATATGGGATGTTGGGGGACAGAAGACGATCCGCTCATACTGGAGGAATTACTTTGAGCAGACTGATGGACTGGTTTGGGTAGTTGACAGCTCTGACGTCCGGAGGCTTGATGACTGTCGTGCCGAGCTCCACAATCTACTGAAAGAAGAG AGACTAGCCGGAGCTTCGTTGTTGGTGTTTGCAAACAAGCAGGACATTCAGGGCGCTCTGAAACCTGCAGAAATCGCCAAG GTCCTGGATCTGGCAGCCATGGAGAAGAGCCGGCACTGGCAGATCGTCGGCTGCAGCGCCTACACCGGCGACGGGCTGCTTCAGGGTTTCGACTGGCTCGTTCAAGACGTCGCCTCGCGCATCTACGTCCTCGACTGA
- the LOC112885858 gene encoding ADP-ribosylation factor-like protein 2 isoform X1, with translation MTKLGSTALKNSVLFRPLFIFLASSFIFWAAPSGWVFLASSERSNARKRRCGFSWCKTTIVLKINGEDTSVISPTLGFNIKTIKYQKYTLNIWDVGGQKTIRSYWRNYFEQTDGLVWVVDSSDVRRLDDCRAELHNLLKEERLAGASLLVFANKQDIQGALKPAEIAKVLDLAAMEKSRHWQIVGCSAYTGDGLLQGFDWLVQDVASRIYVLD, from the exons ATGACAAAGCTTGGTTCTACTGCATTGAAGAATTCAGTGCTCTTCCGGCCTCTCTTTATCTTCCTTGCCTCTTCATTCATCTTCTGGGCCGCCCCTTCAGGATGGGTCTTCTTAGCATCATCAGAAAGATCAAACGCAAGGAAAAGGAGATGCGGATTCTCATGGT GTAAGACAACGATTGTGCTGAAGATCAATGGTGAGGACACCAGTGTCATCAGCCCCACCCTTGGCTTCAACATCAAGACCATCAAGTACCAAAA GTACACATTGAACATATGGGATGTTGGGGGACAGAAGACGATCCGCTCATACTGGAGGAATTACTTTGAGCAGACTGATGGACTGGTTTGGGTAGTTGACAGCTCTGACGTCCGGAGGCTTGATGACTGTCGTGCCGAGCTCCACAATCTACTGAAAGAAGAG AGACTAGCCGGAGCTTCGTTGTTGGTGTTTGCAAACAAGCAGGACATTCAGGGCGCTCTGAAACCTGCAGAAATCGCCAAG GTCCTGGATCTGGCAGCCATGGAGAAGAGCCGGCACTGGCAGATCGTCGGCTGCAGCGCCTACACCGGCGACGGGCTGCTTCAGGGTTTCGACTGGCTCGTTCAAGACGTCGCCTCGCGCATCTACGTCCTCGACTGA